In a single window of the Arachis hypogaea cultivar Tifrunner chromosome 6, arahy.Tifrunner.gnm2.J5K5, whole genome shotgun sequence genome:
- the LOC112696672 gene encoding GDSL esterase/lipase At5g03610, translating into MMDLSLHKQLFPLLSLLLILFLSGQRMQAEANNSLQNPQLCEPTKKLFVFGDSYADTGNIRKSLSNSWKDPYGITFPGKPAGRFSDGRVLTDYIAKYLGVKTPVPYRFRKQMAQQLKYGMNFAVGGTGVFDTSTPGPNMTTQIQLLEQLIHDGLYTASDLTNSIALVSVAGNDYSHYLATHASPQGLPYFVASVVNQTTRNLMRIKALGVKKIIVGSLQPLGCLPQVTAFSSFQQCNASSNTLVAFHNNLLNQAVTNLNQSWSSSFAVLNLYDSFMSVLNHPTTHNIQNQLRPCCVGVNSKYSCGSVDENNVKMYRVCDDPKSAFFWDLVHPTQAGWHAVYNKLRTMNALQGIQF; encoded by the exons ATGATGGACTTATCACTACACAAGCAACTCTTccccctcctctctcttctcttaaTTCTATTTCTTTCAG GACAAAGGATGCAAGCAGAGGCTAATAATAGCCTTCAAAATCCCCAACTCTGTGAACCAACCAAGAAACTCTTCGTTTTTGGAGACTCATATGCTGACACCGGCAACATCAGAAAAAGTCTCTCCAATTCATGGAAAGACCCCTACGGCATCACCTTTCCCGGCAAGCCAGCCGGTCGATTCTCCGACGGAAGGGTCCTCACCGACTACATTG CTAAGTACCTGGGAGTGAAAACACCTGTGCCATACAGATTTCGGAAGCAAATGGCGCAGCAGCTGAAGTACGGCATGAACTTTGCAGTGGGTGGAACTGGCGTATTTGACACGTCTACTCCAGGGCCCAACATGACCACACAGATCCAATTGTTGGAGCAACTCATCCACGACGGACTCTACACCGCTTCTGATCTAACCAACTCCATCGCTCTTGTCTCTGTTGCTGGTAACGACTATAGTCACTACCTTGCCACTCATGCCTCTCCTCAG GGTCTACCATATTTCGTGGCGTCAGTGGTGAATCAAACAACAAGGAATCTGATGCGGATCAAAGCATTGGGGGTAAAGAAGATCATAGTTGGCAGCCTCCAACCCCTTGGATGCCTCCCTCAGGTCACAGCCTTCTCGTCCTTCCAACAATGCAACGCCTCTTCCAACACCTTGGTGGCTTTCCACAACAACCTCTTGAACCAAGCAGTTACCAATTTGAACCAATCGTGGTCGTCGTCCTTCGCGGTTCTCAACCTCTACGACAGCTTCATGTCCGTCCTAAACCACCCTACGACGCACAACATCCAGAACCAGTTGCGGCCGTGCTGCGTTGGCGTAAACAGCAAGTATTCATGTGGGAGTGTGGATGAGAATAACGTGAAGATGTATAGGGTTTGCGACGATCCCAAATCAGCCTTCTTTTGGGATCTGGTGCACCCCACGCAGGCCGGGTGGCATGCCGTGTATAACAAGTTAAGAACCATGAATGCTCTTCAAGGAATTCAGTTCTAG